The following are encoded in a window of Longibacter salinarum genomic DNA:
- a CDS encoding amidase, which translates to MSAPLVDPRQFPDATDLAEAIRSGARSGESVVELHVERIERFDDTLNAAVDVLGESAWAKAEGQAASGGPLAGVPISIKETYGLKGEPVTAGSVRAPEHLPSQDAIVVQRLKKAGAVVLARGNVPEFAMTHETVNLRYGKTNNPLSPDRIPGGSSGGDAALVASGGVAFGMGPDLGGSIRYPAHCCGVVGFKPASGRVDPNGTWPPRDPNAPELFADTMMSLGPITRSVRDARLVYEIIADEPVPASYVKTPRILVPQDFEMEIREDVIDDAWSDAARALADEGNEIEKPSAFPPAGRIYSDFLNVIIRDYNRFFWKGLQTSEGEDLSVPMELFRHATGSPTVHWHFLRLLLGMQAMRPSNEEAVRSQSRLIRHRRTIREHLGDDGLLLLPTNGALAMKHGRAASYMARPGVRKLFTPTIFANAMNLPAISVPVWTRRDRSTGLVPGVQLMCAPGAEDLLFRTAETLEATLRSPASITDREAEALKDSTDTSN; encoded by the coding sequence ATGTCCGCTCCTCTCGTCGATCCCCGGCAGTTTCCGGACGCGACAGACCTTGCTGAGGCCATCCGGTCGGGTGCCCGATCCGGCGAGTCGGTGGTCGAGCTGCATGTCGAGCGCATCGAACGGTTCGATGACACACTGAACGCCGCCGTCGATGTGCTGGGCGAGAGCGCGTGGGCGAAGGCCGAGGGACAGGCCGCGAGCGGAGGCCCCCTGGCAGGCGTGCCGATCAGCATCAAGGAGACGTATGGCCTGAAAGGTGAACCCGTCACCGCCGGGTCCGTCCGTGCGCCCGAGCATCTCCCGTCTCAGGATGCCATCGTGGTGCAGCGACTGAAAAAAGCCGGCGCCGTCGTCCTCGCTCGGGGCAATGTCCCGGAGTTTGCGATGACACACGAGACGGTGAACCTCCGATATGGGAAAACCAATAATCCGCTGTCGCCCGACCGCATTCCCGGGGGATCCAGCGGAGGAGATGCCGCCCTCGTTGCATCGGGCGGCGTTGCTTTCGGCATGGGACCGGATTTAGGCGGGTCGATCCGCTACCCGGCGCACTGCTGCGGCGTCGTTGGCTTTAAGCCAGCCTCCGGTCGCGTCGACCCGAATGGAACGTGGCCTCCTCGCGACCCAAATGCGCCGGAGCTTTTTGCCGACACGATGATGTCGCTCGGGCCGATCACACGGTCCGTGCGCGATGCACGCCTCGTGTACGAAATCATTGCGGATGAGCCCGTCCCAGCGTCATACGTCAAGACGCCTCGCATCCTCGTGCCGCAGGACTTCGAGATGGAGATTCGCGAGGATGTGATCGACGATGCCTGGTCGGACGCCGCGCGTGCCCTCGCCGATGAAGGCAATGAGATCGAAAAACCGTCTGCGTTCCCTCCCGCCGGGCGCATCTACAGCGATTTCCTCAACGTCATCATTCGCGACTATAATCGCTTTTTCTGGAAGGGCCTCCAGACTTCGGAGGGCGAGGACCTGTCGGTGCCCATGGAGCTGTTTCGCCACGCCACCGGCTCGCCAACCGTGCACTGGCATTTCCTCCGCCTCCTCCTCGGCATGCAGGCGATGCGACCGTCGAACGAGGAGGCCGTGCGCAGTCAATCTCGCCTGATTCGCCACCGCCGCACCATACGTGAACACCTCGGCGATGACGGTCTGCTCCTGCTCCCGACGAACGGCGCGCTGGCGATGAAGCACGGCCGGGCGGCATCGTACATGGCGCGGCCCGGCGTCCGCAAGCTGTTCACCCCGACGATCTTCGCGAACGCGATGAACCTGCCGGCGATCAGTGTGCCCGTTTGGACAAGAAGGGATCGCAGTACCGGTCTCGTCCCCGGCGTTCAACTCATGTGTGCGCCCGGCGCCGAAGACCTACTTTTCCGGACGGCCGAGACACTCGAAGCTACGCTCCGCAGTCCGGCGTCCATCACCGATCGCGAAGCGGAAGCGCTCAAAGACAGCACTGACACATCCAACTGA
- a CDS encoding DinB family protein: MPSPDIASPQIERYLQGFRDIKSNAEALVHGTDDEILNTPPAPDAWSAIQCFDHLNTAGWLLLARMERSINDAEENGPYGEGPFEYGFVSRMMIRLMQPSSRLSIPAPASYAPDAHNTLEPHAVTTEFLQLQDDLIHCCERSTGLDLRNVRVASPAVPIVSISLGAWYEATIAHEERHLAQARNAVRAAIDV, from the coding sequence ATGCCCAGCCCCGACATTGCCTCGCCTCAGATCGAGCGGTACCTCCAGGGTTTCCGTGACATCAAATCCAACGCGGAGGCTCTCGTGCATGGCACAGACGACGAGATTTTGAACACGCCGCCCGCGCCGGATGCGTGGTCTGCCATTCAGTGCTTCGACCATCTGAACACGGCTGGCTGGCTCCTGCTCGCGCGCATGGAACGGTCAATCAATGATGCGGAAGAGAACGGTCCATACGGAGAAGGGCCATTCGAATACGGCTTCGTGAGTCGCATGATGATTCGACTCATGCAACCGTCCTCGCGGCTTTCGATTCCGGCGCCCGCGTCGTACGCCCCCGATGCTCACAACACCCTCGAACCACACGCGGTCACGACTGAATTCCTTCAGCTTCAGGACGACTTGATCCACTGCTGCGAACGCTCCACCGGACTCGACCTGCGCAACGTACGCGTCGCATCTCCCGCCGTCCCGATCGTCTCGATCAGCCTGGGCGCCTGGTATGAAGCGACGATCGCCCACGAAGAACGGCATCTTGCACAGGCGAGGAATGCGGTCCGCGCGGCTATTGACGTGTGA
- a CDS encoding cupin domain-containing protein, with the protein MPIPSTLLGDLSPETFLNEYWQKKPLLIRGALPTFESPLEPGELAGLACEEGVESRLILEEGGEKPWELRFGPFDEEDFLSLPESKWTVLVQEVDRLIPEVADLLDAFAFVPKWRIDDVMVSYAPKDGNVGAHIDNYDVFLLQGQGTRRWEWGEEPVQNEEIVPDLDVRMLKDFEADREAVLEPGDMLYLPPRVAHHGVSLDDECMTYSIGFRAPSHEELIADFMQYAMERIDPDARYGDPDLTVPDEPGEISADALASIRGLLRSLTEDDDTIDRWFGAFVTEPKRDRFAMPLPEDVSAGEIAEAIRSGEGLRRGPATNLAFIPHDDGTASLFANGSEILLGDEIAFAAPLLTGTEFIPSRELTPHLDDDAFLSLVQHLVNDGLLELSPPVE; encoded by the coding sequence ATGCCCATTCCTTCGACCCTTCTCGGAGATCTTTCGCCGGAAACATTTCTAAACGAGTACTGGCAAAAGAAGCCGCTCCTCATCCGCGGCGCACTGCCCACCTTTGAATCGCCACTGGAACCAGGCGAACTGGCAGGACTCGCGTGCGAAGAGGGTGTCGAGAGCCGCCTGATTCTCGAAGAGGGCGGCGAGAAGCCATGGGAGCTTCGCTTTGGCCCGTTCGACGAGGAGGATTTCCTGAGCCTTCCGGAGTCGAAGTGGACCGTGCTCGTCCAGGAGGTCGACCGCCTCATCCCCGAGGTTGCTGACCTTCTCGATGCCTTTGCGTTCGTCCCGAAATGGCGTATCGACGACGTCATGGTGAGCTACGCGCCAAAGGACGGAAATGTCGGCGCCCACATCGACAACTACGACGTCTTCCTGCTTCAAGGGCAAGGCACGCGCCGGTGGGAATGGGGCGAGGAGCCGGTCCAGAACGAAGAGATTGTGCCCGACCTCGATGTTCGCATGCTGAAGGACTTCGAGGCGGACCGCGAGGCCGTGCTCGAACCGGGCGATATGCTCTACCTTCCCCCCCGCGTGGCACACCACGGCGTGTCGCTCGACGATGAGTGCATGACCTATTCGATCGGCTTCCGCGCGCCGAGCCACGAAGAACTCATCGCCGACTTCATGCAGTACGCGATGGAACGGATCGACCCGGACGCGCGCTACGGCGACCCCGACCTCACCGTCCCCGATGAGCCGGGAGAAATCTCGGCCGATGCGCTTGCGTCCATCCGTGGCCTCCTTCGCAGTCTCACGGAAGACGACGACACGATCGACCGGTGGTTCGGCGCGTTCGTGACGGAACCCAAACGGGACCGATTCGCGATGCCCCTCCCCGAGGACGTTTCTGCGGGCGAGATCGCCGAAGCCATACGGTCGGGCGAGGGACTTCGCCGCGGCCCGGCGACAAACCTCGCGTTCATCCCCCACGACGATGGAACGGCGAGCCTCTTCGCCAACGGGTCGGAGATCCTCCTCGGAGACGAGATTGCGTTCGCCGCTCCGCTTTTGACGGGCACGGAATTCATCCCCTCCAGAGAGCTCACTCCCCATCTGGACGATGACGCCTTCCTGTCGCTCGTTCAGCATCTCGTGAACGACGGGCTCCTCGAGCTCTCTCCTCCCGTCGAGTAG
- a CDS encoding DUF4159 domain-containing protein, protein MALTLTSSFRVRWFTFLVISLLFFSEAVPAWAQSDEPSVVIARVKYGGGGDWYSDEQSLPELLSFVRENTLLSVAPEAETVELTSNNLFAYPYLYLTGHGNVSLSPSEVERLRQYLEGGGFLHVDDNYGLDEHIRRELKKVFPNRELEEIPFDHPIYNMRYRFPDGLPKIHEHDGKAPQGLGIRDDAGRIMVFYSYESDLGDGWEPASVHNNSPEKRQAALRMGANILTYAMTH, encoded by the coding sequence ATGGCTCTTACACTGACTTCTTCTTTTCGCGTCCGGTGGTTCACCTTTCTGGTCATCAGCCTTCTATTTTTCTCTGAGGCGGTTCCGGCTTGGGCGCAGTCCGATGAGCCGAGTGTGGTCATTGCCCGCGTGAAATACGGGGGCGGGGGCGACTGGTACAGCGATGAGCAGTCGTTGCCAGAGCTTTTGTCGTTCGTTCGCGAGAACACCTTGCTCAGTGTGGCCCCCGAGGCGGAGACCGTCGAACTGACGAGCAACAACCTTTTTGCCTACCCCTACCTCTATCTTACGGGGCACGGTAACGTATCGCTCTCTCCGTCGGAGGTCGAGCGTCTTCGTCAGTACCTGGAGGGCGGCGGGTTTTTACACGTCGATGACAACTACGGCCTGGATGAACACATCCGCCGCGAGCTAAAGAAGGTCTTTCCAAACCGCGAACTGGAAGAGATTCCCTTCGATCACCCGATCTATAACATGCGGTATCGTTTCCCGGACGGATTGCCCAAGATTCACGAGCACGACGGGAAGGCACCGCAGGGCTTGGGAATACGAGACGATGCCGGTCGGATCATGGTGTTTTACTCGTACGAGTCGGATCTTGGAGACGGATGGGAGCCTGCGTCCGTTCACAACAACTCCCCGGAGAAGCGCCAAGCTGCCTTGCGCATGGGAGCAAATATTCTCACGTACGCGATGACGCATTAG
- a CDS encoding YgaP family membrane protein — protein MRICNVPSTSEKIVRVLAGVVSLIGLAIGYFGPDWGYLLTVFASINVIQSAFTGFCPPDVLYRYFQSS, from the coding sequence ATGCGCATCTGCAACGTACCCTCCACCAGCGAAAAGATCGTCCGCGTCCTCGCTGGCGTCGTGAGTCTCATCGGCCTCGCAATCGGCTACTTCGGTCCCGACTGGGGCTACCTGCTGACGGTTTTCGCCAGTATCAACGTCATCCAGAGCGCCTTTACCGGGTTCTGCCCACCGGATGTCCTGTACCGGTACTTTCAGTCCTCCTGA